GGAACGTCGGGTCTTCCTTGGTGAAGCGGTTCAGAGCCTTGGACATGTTGTCCAGGTCGTCGCGGTTCTTGGCTTCGATCACGAGTTCGATCACCGGATTCGGCACGTGCATAGAAGTCATGTTGTAGTGGTTCTTGCCATCGGTAAAGGTCGTACCGGAGGCGCAGTCGATACCGAACAGAGCAACGATGTCGCCTGCACCGGCTTCGGTGATATCCACCATTTCGTCAGCGTGCATACGCACGAGACGGCCCACGGACACCTTCTTGCCGGTGGCCATGTTGGTGATCATGTCGCCCTTCTTGAGGGTACCCTGGTAAATACGGATGTAGGTGAGCTGGCCATAGCGGTCGTTCACGAGCTTGAATGCGTAGCAGACGAGCGGTGCGTTGTCTTCGGACTTCAGCACGACTTCGGCTTCGTTGTTGTCGAGGTCAAGGGCCTTGTTTTCAACTTCGGTCGGGTTCGGGAGGTAGTCGATAACGCCGTCGAGGAGCTTCTGGACGCCAACGTTCTTGTGAGCGGAACCCATGAACACCGGGGTCACTTCGAGGCTGATGGTAGCCTTACGGATGGTGGCCTTGATGAGGTTCTTGTCGATTTCGTCGACGCCATACTGGCCTTCCATAGCCTTTTCCATGATTTCGTCGCTGTAGTCTGCGCAGCAGTCGATCAGCTTTTCACGGTATTCGTTGGCCTGGTCAACGAGTTCGGCCGGGATTTCCTTTTCGATCATGTCGTCGCCGTTAGCGCCTTCGAAGTAGTAGGCCTTCATTTCGACGAGGTCGACCACGCCCTTCAGTTGGTCTTCGAGACCGATAGGAATCTGCATGACGCAGGGCTTGTGGTTGAGCTTTTCCTTGAGCATGACAGCCACGCGGAGCGGGTTTGCACCGGAGCGGTCGCACTTGTTCACGAACACGACGCGCGGCACATGGTAGCGCTTCATCTGGCGGTCAACGGTAATAGACTGGGACTGAACACCTTCCACGCCGGTAAGCACGAGGATAGCACCGTCGAGCACGCGGAGAGAACGTTCCACTTCGATCGTGAAGTCCACGTGCCCCGGGGTATCGATGATGTTGATGGAGTCGGCTTCGCCAGACTTGGTGTGGGTCCAGTTTGCAAACGTAGCAGCGGACTGAATCGTGATGCCGCGTTCGCGTTCAAGTTCCATGGAGTCCATCGTGGCACCGACGCCGTCTTTACCACGAACTTCGTGGATAGCGTGGATACGCT
This genomic window from Fibrobacter sp. UWB5 contains:
- the fusA gene encoding elongation factor G; its protein translation is MKNIEKHRNIGISAHIDSGKTTLTERILYFTKRIHAIHEVRGKDGVGATMDSMELERERGITIQSAATFANWTHTKSGEADSINIIDTPGHVDFTIEVERSLRVLDGAILVLTGVEGVQSQSITVDRQMKRYHVPRVVFVNKCDRSGANPLRVAVMLKEKLNHKPCVMQIPIGLEDQLKGVVDLVEMKAYYFEGANGDDMIEKEIPAELVDQANEYREKLIDCCADYSDEIMEKAMEGQYGVDEIDKNLIKATIRKATISLEVTPVFMGSAHKNVGVQKLLDGVIDYLPNPTEVENKALDLDNNEAEVVLKSEDNAPLVCYAFKLVNDRYGQLTYIRIYQGTLKKGDMITNMATGKKVSVGRLVRMHADEMVDITEAGAGDIVALFGIDCASGTTFTDGKNHYNMTSMHVPNPVIELVIEAKNRDDLDNMSKALNRFTKEDPTFQVEVDKESGQTIIKGMGELHLDVYIERMRREYKCDVTTGAPQVAYRETITRPAKFDYTHKKQTGGSGQYAKVVGEMRPMAVEGDQEKVYNFVNSVVGGRIPKEYIPSCDKGFQSCMEAGSLIGFPVVGIEMEVQDGAYHPVDSSDMAFQVAARMAFREAFEKAGAQILEPIMKVEIQTPTEFQGSVVGNVSQRRGTITGTNEELGMTTITAEVPLSEMFGYATDLRSMTQGKAEFTMEFCKYLPVPKNIQEELIKKYGDKAKARA